GAGTCATATGCCGAAAATATAGCGGAATCATTTTGATACTGTTATTCATATCAATACTGAAATTACACATCCTTATGTGTATGAACCTTGCTTTTTAAAAAGTCTTTTAAACTCAATAGCACTCCCCTTCCGTTTTGAGTAACATGCCTGATCTTTAAAAAGTAAAAAAAAGTTTAAGATAAAAATTGATGAAATAAGTTTAGAGGTTTGTTTAATTCAAAAAATAAATTAATCACATGCGATAAAATCACAAAATCGTATATTATTTAATTCCGTTAAACTGTAAAGCTTTACAATTTATTGAATCAGGTAACTTTTAAAATAATGAAAGTGAGTTAATCCAGCGTGAATAAATAACCGGAGTTTGTAAATAAACTCAAACTCCGATTGGTTAGGTTTATTTAATTTCGTGCAACAATAATACACTTGGCTGAGTAATAGTTGCATGTGCTCTATCTCTGTTTCCTGGTTGGCTGAACCAAGATAGATAAAATTGACTACCATTACGGCTTGAATCACCAACGCCTCTTAGCACCTGATGCTCTAAATTTTCAAGGTGCCCTAAAGCTGGGTTTGATTTTCTGGTAATTTTTCTTAACGCACTCGGATATAAACTTGTTTCTACTACTTTTACCGTTTTCAACGTGTCTGAATCAATGATAAATTTCATTACATCATCGTTTTTTCTAACTACAATGCCTAATGTATTCTTGTCTATGATTTTTGGCTCATAATTTTTAATCGCAAACCGACCTAGAGATCCATTGCCACCAAAATCCCACCTAAAGCCTTCCCAATCGCTAATTTGCTGACGGTTCCAACCTGCAGCTTCACGTCTCGCAACATACATTTGAGTATTTCCTGCGGAATCATATTTGTGATAACTAATGATTGGACGATTTTTCTGATCAAACCCTATTTTGACATTACCATTTATCATGCCTCCGCCAGCAGGCACAGGATCAACTACTTCAGTGTGCTTTAATGTTAAAGGTAAGTTGATTGCCTCCCCTGCCGAATTTTCCCAATTAACGAGGTCTGCACTTCGGGCGTAAGATAAGCTATGGTTGCTTGCGGCGTTAGGTGTATTTCTCCACACCCAAATCAAATGAAACAGTCCATCTGGCCCAAGCGTTGGTCCCTCAAAATAACCGCTCATTAAGCCTTCACCATCTAAAAATTGCTTCGCGTGTAATCTTGACCAAGTTTTTGTTTTTACATCATATATATTATAAATTTCGTTACCGTTGCCACTGCCGCCATCTCGGTATTTAACGATAAGCTCATCATTTTTATTAAGTAGAAAAATAGGATAAGTCATTCTTTTTTCAACTGATTTATCAACCATTAACTCGATTCTTTTTAAAGACCTCACGTTATAAGGTTCGCTGGTTCTAAAATATTCAATTGGATCCGCGTGCATATTGCCCATAACATGCAAATGGCCTTTTGAATCCAGCTCCATTGTCACATAATTATGGCTATCCCACCCTAACCAGCTATCAACCTTATAATAGCGCCATGGTGCATTCCCTTCTCGATGTGAAACTGTTAACTGACGGTTTGCATCAAAATATCCGACAAATTGATGTTCGCCTCTGGTTAATAAATACGGTTTAATTCTATGTCCTGACCAGACATTATCAATAGCTATGCTTTTAATTTGCTCTACATTATCCGTTTCAGTGCTAGCGGATGTAATGGGTGTAGCCATAATATTCACAAATGAAACACTCGCCGCAAATAAGTATGCAACCCGATGGCGATTTAGTAGATTTCTAACTTTTTTTAAACCCATATCAAGACCCTATGTTTCACAGACGCTCAGCAATCTCACCGACTATATAGTTCAGTGATTTTCATAAAATACTGAACGGCTATATTTATAAAAATCGTTTTAGCTCAACCGCTACTCAATACTGACTTTGGATTAAGGCTTAAAACAATAATAAAACTGATATTTTACATAAACAAAATATTACTATCACAAAGAATCAAAATCAATCAAATTTAATCTTATAGTATAATGTTATAACAACATATCATCAAAGGCATAAGTAATTGATATATATAGTTTTATTTACACTATATAAACCAACTGAGTCAGATGAACAATAACCTAATTTAAATTCGAGAATATAAATATTATTTGAGCAATATTTATATAAGTTATATATGAGCTATAAAGACTTTATGCTCCTGCAAAGTCACCTTACCCCACATCCATGTGGGGCAACACAGTAGAAATGCCAAACAAACGCTGCCTTAGGGTTCGTCCTAAACGCTTTTTGCTCTTTGTTGCCTGCATGGATGCAGGTACTTAGCGTGAGCAGGATGCAGTAGCTGTGCTCGATATTGACATAGAAGAACTATGCTACATATTTCGCGTCGCGATCAAAAAGCGTTTAGTTAGAAACAAATTTGTACTCCAAACGTCAACAAACCCTAATACTAATTTAGTGACGATATAGTTTAAAAAAGCTAACAAGATTTTAGTCAATAGTATTTAATTGGAAGCAATTTATATCTAGTGATAGGTTATGTGCTAATTTGTTACTTTAAAATGCCATTGATTAAAACTTTCATTTAACGGAAGCGCCATACAATTAATTGGCTAACACTAAGCTTGCAGAGTGGCTATTAATGAAGATTAAAACATTTTGTAAATAAATCGAGAAGTGACGAGGAGCAGACCCAGAAATAAGAATTTGGTAGAACTTGATCAACATAATTAAAAGTAAGCATTTCATTAAAAGGTTAATTTAACAGGGCAGCCGACCTACCCTGTTAAAAATTATTACTACCTATTTTTTAATTTAAGCTTTCTATAAAATTTAGAATTTTATCTTTTTTCGATTCTGGTATTTCGTTTGATATTTTTATCGTGATACTGCCATTTCTTGCTCTTGTTATTTGTACATCATTATCTTTTTTTAGTTCGGCTGTATTTAACATTTTTTTGAAAGAACTTATCACAAGATTTGGAGTTGACAGTGGTAATTTGAATGTTAACTGCTCTTGGTTAATATTCATTTCTTCCAATTGACGATTAATTGCAGTTAACGCTTTTAAATTTCTAATAGACCATTTTAAATTTTTACTACTATCTTTTAACCAATCAGGTAGCTTAGCAACGCTAAACTTTAAATGCATTAATGTTCTATCGACTCCGTTCATTCTCGAATATATTTCAACATTCATGGCTGGATCTTTGCTTTTCAACTTTAAGTATTT
The sequence above is a segment of the Catenovulum adriaticum genome. Coding sequences within it:
- a CDS encoding BNR repeat-containing protein; amino-acid sequence: MGLKKVRNLLNRHRVAYLFAASVSFVNIMATPITSASTETDNVEQIKSIAIDNVWSGHRIKPYLLTRGEHQFVGYFDANRQLTVSHREGNAPWRYYKVDSWLGWDSHNYVTMELDSKGHLHVMGNMHADPIEYFRTSEPYNVRSLKRIELMVDKSVEKRMTYPIFLLNKNDELIVKYRDGGSGNGNEIYNIYDVKTKTWSRLHAKQFLDGEGLMSGYFEGPTLGPDGLFHLIWVWRNTPNAASNHSLSYARSADLVNWENSAGEAINLPLTLKHTEVVDPVPAGGGMINGNVKIGFDQKNRPIISYHKYDSAGNTQMYVARREAAGWNRQQISDWEGFRWDFGGNGSLGRFAIKNYEPKIIDKNTLGIVVRKNDDVMKFIIDSDTLKTVKVVETSLYPSALRKITRKSNPALGHLENLEHQVLRGVGDSSRNGSQFYLSWFSQPGNRDRAHATITQPSVLLLHEIK